From the Hevea brasiliensis isolate MT/VB/25A 57/8 chromosome 15, ASM3005281v1, whole genome shotgun sequence genome, one window contains:
- the LOC110658912 gene encoding protein BEARSKIN2-like, giving the protein MSMASSAGGVPPGFRFHPTDEELLHYYLKKKVSFHKFDMEVIKEVDLNKMEPWELQERCRIGSTPQNEWYFFSHKDRKYPTGSRTNRATNAGFWKATGRDKCIRNSYKKIGMRKTLVFYRGRAPHGQKTDWIMHEYRLEDADDVEVNSSTEDGWVVCKVFKKKNLFKVGNERGNIINSGDHQQLNTSSSTIHPRSFMHNRDSQTQFLLRQSRSPATPHHHEQAFELNKPELALHHHYPHMATPTPHYSSLFESQNLVPTHSYSSALASAVSPVMAKQFMSNTRDCESGSETALRYPQSCEAGLEVGTCEPNQHHQQMGVGRDDHHHQGLNEWSMLDRIVTPHLGNDDSSKGVRFEDANSASVNPINQLSLRGEMDFWGYGK; this is encoded by the exons ATGTCAATGGCTTCATCTGCTGGTGGGGTGCCTCCGGGGTTCCGATTCCACCCAACCGACGAAGAGCTGCTTCATTACTACTTGAAGAAGAAGGTTTCATTTCATAAGTTTGATATGGAGGTTATCAAAGAAGTCGACCTCAATAAGATGGAGCCTTGGGAGTTACAAG AGAGATGTAGAATTGGATCGACTCCACAAAATGAATGGTATTTTTTCAGTCACAAGGACAGAAAGTACCCAACAGGATCAAGGACGAATAGAGCAACAAATGCAGGGTTTTGGAAGGCAACGGGAAGAGATAAGTGCATTAGGAACAGCTACAAGAAGATTGGTATGAGGAAAACCCTTGTTTTCTACAGAGGAAGGGCTCCTCATGGCCAGAAAACTGACTGGATCATGCATGAATACAGGCTTGAAGATGCCGACGATGTTGAAGTAAACTCATCCACT GAGGATGGATGGGTTGTGTGTAaggttttcaagaagaagaaTCTATTCAAGGTTGGGAACGAAAGAGGAAACATCATCAACTCTGGTGATCATCAACAACTCAACACATCATCAAGCACTATTCATCCTCGAAGTTTCATGCACAACAGGGATAGCCAAACTCAGTTTCTACTGCGTCAAAGTCGTAGTCCTGCTACTCCTCACCATCATGAACAAGCTTTTGAACTAAACAAACCAGAGCTCGCCCTTCATCATCACTACCCACATATGGCTACACCAACACCTCATTATTCATCTCTTTTCGAATCCCAAAACTTAGTGCCAACCCATAGTTACTCATCAGCTCTTGCTTCTGCAGTGTCTCCTGTAATGGCTAAACAATTCATGTCTAACACTAGAGATTGCGAGAGTGGCAGCGAAACCGCCCTTAGGTATCCTCAAAGCTGCGAGGCAGGGCTAGAGGTGGGAACCTGTGAACCAAATCAACATCATCAACAAATGGGTGTAGGAAGAGATGATCACCATCATCaagggttgaatgaatggagTATGCTGGATCGCATTGTTACTCCTCACCTTGGAAATGATGATTCTTCTAAAGGAGTGAGGTTTGAAGATGCTAACAGTGCTTCTGTAAATCCAATTAATCAACTCTCTTTGCGTGGGGAGATGGATTTTTGGGGCTACGGAAAATAA